Within Fusarium keratoplasticum isolate Fu6.1 chromosome 8, whole genome shotgun sequence, the genomic segment CTGACTTTTGAGCTCGTTGCAAAATGCTCCGTGAGTCTTACTTGGCGATTGCCTCACTCTGTTACACAAGGCTAATGAATGACTTTCCAAGATAGACAACTAGGGCGCGAGCTTCGATACTGACGCTGCCTCATGGGCCGGTTCAGCTTCCTATGTTCATGCCTGTGGCTACTCAGGCCTCTCTCAAGGGTATCACTCCTGAACAACTTGAAGAGACAGGCTGCCGTTTGTGCTTGAACAACACATACCACCTTGGTTTGAAGCCGGGACAAGAggttcttgatgccatcggTGGAGCTCACAAGCTTCAAGGATGGAACTACAACATCCTGACTGACAGTGGAGGGTATGTGTTTGACAGTCACCTATCTGAGTCTAGCTAACCGTCTGCAAGCTTTCAAATGGTCAGTTTGCTCAAGCTTGCGACCATCACAGAGCAGGGTGTCGAGTTTCTGAGCCCCCACGATGGCACACCTATGCTCCTCACCCCCGAGCACTCCATGTCGTTACAAAACAGCATCGGTAGCGACATTATGATGCAGCTCGACGATGTCCTTGTCACAACTTCACCTGACAAGGCGCGCATGAGAGAAGCTATGGAGCGCAGTGTGCGGTGGCTAGATCGCTGCATAGCAGCACACAAGAAGCCCGACACGCAGAACCTCTTTTGTATCATCCAGGGTGGTCTAGATCTTGACATGCGACGAGAATGCTGCCGAGAGATGCTGGCTCGCGACACCCCCGGCATAGCCATAGGAGGCCTCAGCGGCGGTGAGGCCAAAGCGGATTACTGCAAGGTCGTAGAGGCTTGCACAGCACTGCTCCCTGATCTCAAGCCGCGGTATGTTATGGGCATTGGTTATCCTGAAGACCTGGTGGTGAGCGTTGCTCTCGGCGCCGACATGTTCGACTGTGTGTGGCCAACGAGGACAGCTCGATTCGGCAACGCCGTCACCAAGCATGGCGTTCTCAACATGCGCAATAAGAAGTACGCAGCCGACTTTGAGCCCGTCGAGGAGGGTTGTGGCTGCATGATCTGCAAGCCGTCCGCTGATGGAGGGATGGGTGTCAGCCGAGCCTTTGTGCACCACAACGCCTCCAAGGAGACTGTGGCTGCTCATCTACTGACGATACACAATGTGTACTACCAACTGAACCTCATGAGGCAGATCCGAGAGGCCGTCATCGAGGACCGTTTCCCAGCTTTCGTGCGACAGTTCTTCGCATGGTTATACTCTGAGAAGACTGAGTATCCGGACTGGGCAGTCGGCGCACTGAAGGGAGTTGGTATAGATTTGACAACGGAATAGAATCAGCCCCCAATGAAGGGATGTTTAAACAGGCGCAAGGCGTTGGTGAGAGGACTCAACATGGTGGGATATCAAAAGTGAATTTCTATATATACGGTTGGTTTCCCTTCATATGCCAACAAGGATCCCCTTCCGACAATGGTACGCTTTGTCCAAATGTTCTCCAATATAAATTCATTAAACCATGCCAGCAGTCATTAGAACCAACACAATTTCCACTCGAAATGTAGAACCAACAGCCCATCCCCCACTCGCGTCACACAACGGGCGCTTACAGAGCAACAGCAAGagcagcaacggcggcaaGGACAGCGCCGAAGCCGACACGGAGAGAAGACGCAGCGTTGCCGCTGGTCTcggtggcagcagcagcggtgTCGGTGGGCTGGACGGTGACGGTGACAGGGCCATTCTCACTGGTGGTGGCATcgctgttgtcgtcgtcgtcgttgtcatCATCGCTGTTGCTGGTCTGTCGGGGAGAAGACTCGGTGGTGGAGTCagtctcgtcgtcgtcgttgtcgtcgtcagtcGCGGTGGTCTCGGAGTCCTGAGTGCGAGTGGCAGCAACATCACAAGCAGTGGTGTAGCGCTTGCAGAAGCTGGCAAAGGTCTCGGCCACTGAGAATAATGAGTTAGTATAAAACCACCAGTGAGGCAAGTGTGAAACATACCGCGGAGGATGGTGTCGGGCTCGCCAGTGCTGGCCCAGCTGGCGCAGGTCTTCGCATAACCACCCATCTCATCAGTCCAGGTGAGTCTGTCGCCGGAGCCACGGCAGCTAAGGAAGAGTTAGTGATCAATAAGCCCTGTCCGTTCCAAGTAAAACTCACCAGTAGCACTCAGCCTGCTCCTTGAAGGGGAGCTCGGTGAAGTCGCGGTTGGCACGGGTGCACGAGGCGAAGACGCCAAGCATGTTCTGGCAGGCCAGAGCATAGGTCTGCTCAGCAGGGCTGGTCACGGTAGCCgactcatcgtcgtcgtcgctaaCAACGGCCGTGGTTCTGGGGCTGCGAGTAGCGCTGCcaccactaccaccaccGCACGAGGCACCGAGAGCGCAAGCCTTGTAGAGAGTGCCGTAGGCTGAAGAGAGCTCATGTTAGCACCCATATCATGTAGATTTGACCCTGGGGCGTGTAAAACTCACCCTCATATTGATCGCTGGCAGTGggaagctcctcctcgaggtaGTTGGAGCAGACGGAGTAGAGGGGAGCGGCGGGAGAGCTTCCATCGCAGCAAGCGCATCCAAGGAGCTCAGTAGGGTCGGCGTTGGCAGcggcctcaacaccacctaGAGACGACACACAGTCCTCAAACAGGTTGATGGCCTGAGAGCAAGTCTGGTAACCAGGGTCTCCGGGGTTGACGGCCGCGACATTGAGAATGCCGGGGGCGATGGCGGGAGCGATGGTGATCTGGGCAGCGACGCCGctggtgaggatggagaggactGCGCCCTTCATTTTGAAACTGGCTCACTGgagacttggacttggtTCGAACGGTATTGAAGAGTAGGATGAGAGACACCAGCCGCTTATAGCTCTTGAGCGGAAAAGAAACCAAACCAATTCCCCAGAAAAGCAATCTCCGGGggggcgaggagggcaaggcctCGGGCATTTATTCACGGCGCAGAGCAAGAGCAATCTGCGCTCTGCCTGCAGAGAAAGGGTCGGCTCATCGGTCATTGAGCAATCAGCAATCAACGAGACAGGTCCTCGTCACGCTAGAGAGCTTGCGGCCGGGGGGTGTGCTGAGCTAGCTCCGGGCCAAGCAGCCCACGAGGCAGAGTGTCTGGACCCCAGGGCCAGCCAATCGACGTGTCAGCTACCGTGCGGCTGAGTCGATATTAGGCGCATCTGGCTGGGTCTGTCTTTGGGCGATTCGAGAGGACCTGGTGGTAACGTCGAGGACTTGTTAGACAGAGTTGCAACCGAAGATGGAGGTGACCGGGGTACCGACGCCATGGACAAACCAGGGGTGGAGGAAGACACCACAGTCTAAGCCACTCGGACGCCTTGAAGGGACGTGGTCTAGCCCACTTGATCAAAAAGGCTTGCATGGggtccttcttggaggtTGTTCAGGCGAGGGGCTaggccaaggaagccaagagaCCATGGATCAAATGAGGTCGACCTGGATGATGATCCTAGGTTCAATGCCGTTTTCCGCAGAGGGCTGGGCAGACGTCGAAAGTGCAGTCTTGGCAGTTGCAGGATGATCGGTGCCACGACTTCTTCTGACAAAGGGACTCAACCTCAGTTGAGTGTCTCTGGCGTATTCCATACGATATTGTTGGGCGTTTGGCCACGCCTCTGCCGTTTGGCTGCATTTGCCCATTTCCGTGCGCTTCCCTTTTCCCACGGGCGTTTCCTTGCCTCTGCTCGGCATGAGGAAACAAGCCTTGGCGCCTCTATCTGCCTATCAAGTCAGGTCCGTTCCAAATGACTCCAATTATTTACAGAAATCCCACAAATCCGAGCTGGCATGATGGCCCACCTCCCCTTGTCCTCCCGAGATGTTGGACAGGATCGACAAATTGTGATGTATTAATTCAATATTTGTTTGATAATTCAAACACggtattattatatagctacATCTGCTACCCAGAATCTACCTTGCACGAGTATTCATCACGTTGAGAATACATCACTTGGCAAACCCTTTGCGTCTGTTGCCTTGCTCAAATCACTCACAGAAAGCCAAATTCAATTCAAATTCAGCCTTGCCAAGGGTCATGGAACCTTATTTGCCCCGCTTCGCAGACACACCGCATCTCATTCCCTATTTCGATGGCCACCTCCCAATACGATGGACGTTTGTGGACATGAGGGACATACCATGTGACGTCCTCCACTGGTTCTCAAGACACACACAGCCTCGAATGAGACACGAATTCTTCAGCTAAAGAATTATTCTACGCCCGATGGACGGCTCAACCGCCACCGCCAAGCTGCTGCCGGAGTTATCGGGTCTCGCCCTGCCCCTCGCAGGTCTCACTTGGCCCCAGCGACGGTCGAATAAACGGCTCCGGGAGgcgggaggaggggaggggatgCCAGCGCGGCAGCAATCCGCGCGCATCAGCTGTCTCCGCAGAGCTCAAACGCCCGAACCCTGTGCAAGATGTAAGGGTGACCAGGCGAGCTAGCACAAGCATAACCAGGCCCGAGTGGATCGTAAGTTGTTTTGTCAACAGGGGGTGGTCTTTAACTTTGGACTTGTTTGACAGCAAGGGGAAGTGCCATCATCTACAGTACAGACAGCGAACTCATCCCTGAGGCTcgagccatgatggcatcTGCGAGTTTTATATTTCGGTGGGAGCGAGAAACAATCACCCTTTCGTCCTATGCAGGCCTATGAATAGATGCGTGTTTCTCCTGGGATGTTCTGGCGACTACCTTTGTACGTACCAAGACGTTGCATTGCGACGAGCTGGCCAGGCAACCCTGGTAGCCAGAGAGACTGCAAGCCGCAAGTCTAGACTCACCCATAGCGACAGAGATGGGACTGAGGCTCGAGGCACCAAGTTTTCCATCCTGACGTTTTGCTCTGTCGCACTTCCTTTGAAAAGTGGAAGCCTCGTGGTGATGGATCGCTGTCAAAACAAAGTTCAACCCAGATCTTGATTTAATTTACGACCAACAGAACTCATCCTACGGCACCTCCCGCTGCACACCATCGTCGTTGGTTCGTCGCTTTGACTGGAGATCAACGTGTTTGTTAGTGCTGTGCTGCATGGATGAAAGCCCAAACGTCTGCCCAGCCACGAGGACGCTGGACCCTTTGTTCTATTTATCTTGGTATGACCTCACCTTGATCCAAAGTCACCAACACCGTGCTCGCTTGAACTGGGAAAGTAAATCATTATCTCTAGGATCAATAGGAGGAACGTAGCATCGAAGGACAGGGGCGCCCAAATAGGAAATCGCCGCAAATATAGAGGAATCACGTGACACATCCAGCGACGCGTTACCTGAGACGCGACCTGTGTGTTTTCCCAGGGGCAAAGACGTCACCGACTCTCCATCACCAGGTAAGGAGCCATTCCAAAAGCCGACAAGGGCTCACTGGACACTAGGCTGGTTTGCGTCTTTGCTTCTCAAACGTTGCGACCCGCCCCTTGTCTCATCCCATCATCCTATGCCCATCTCGTCCCATGAATCTGGCAGCTCCGAAGCCTCATGGCAACTCCGTCCCGCCCATCGCTGCCGCTCCGCCGTCAGTCGTCTACTAGGAGCCTTCGACATGACAATGATGACTTGGCGCAGTCGTTGAAACAGCTGTCCATATCCACCTCGCCGGGCCGCGCTCATGGCTCACCGCACCTCTCCGAACCCAGCACTCCCTTTCGTGCATCAGGACGCCGTACTTCGCAGTCCCCAAGGCCCAATGCTCGACTCCCATCTCGTAGCCCTTCGCAAGGGCGCGATCCCGGCTCGGGAACGCCCACGCTTCTTCGAAAGGCCTCGATGAACTCGCTGCGGTCTTCAAACGGAATGGGAGCTGTTCCGACTCCTACTCGACGTGCCAGCACCACGCATATCATGTCACCATCCCCCAAGTCTCCCTTAGCTACTCCCCCTGTCCAGGAGAAGCCCCGACCGACCGCCAGCTCAATTGCACACGACGTCTTGAGTGCCGAATTGCAAGCGCATCACTCGCCCGAATGTGCAAGCCAACCGCAAACGATCGTGGTCCTCAACGATGCCGTCTATGGTCACCGATTCTCCCGACCGAGAACCTCCCGGGCCGCCCTTGGTACGATTGTCGAACGCCCGGAAAGAATAAAGGCAGCTGTTTTGGGCATCTCGACAGCTTATGTGCGCCTGGGTGGTCGACACAGCGAGGGAGCATTTCCACCTCATCCTAGGAGGGATGTCGACGACCTGCCAGGGATCCCCTTTCGGATACACAAGACGGAACGTAAACTTTCGCTACTATCACCGGCGGTTGTCAATGTTCATGGAACGAAATGGATGGAAGAATTGAAGATGATGTGCGAGGCGGCCGAGTCGAAGCTTGCAATGGGAGGCAAAGAGCTCCAGAGGCCAGAGTTGAACCGaggtaccgagaaagcacCCGAAAAGTTTCATGAAGGTGACTTATACCTCTGCTCGGAGTCTCTCAACGCTATGGAGGGTGCCCTGGGAGCTGTTTGCGAAGCTATTGATACCGTCTTCGGTCCTGGACCTCAACGTGCGTTTGTGGGAGTGAGACCTCCAGGTCACCACTGCTCTGCTTCATACCCTTCGGGATTCTGCTGGATCAACAATGTTCACGTCGGAATCATGCATGCTGTCCTTAATCACGGGCTTACACACGCCGCTATCATCGACTTTGATCTTCACCACGGTGACGGATCTCAGGCCATCACCTGGCAACATAACACTCGAGCTAACGCGGCGGCCAAGAACGCTGCTGCGTGGAAGAAGTCGTCTGTTGGCTATTTCAGCTTACACGACATCAACTCGTATCCGTGTGAGAtgggtgatgaggagaaggttAAGAACGCCAGCATCTGCATTGATAATGCGCACGGCCAAACGGTTTGGAATGTTCACCTGCAGTCGTGGAAGACCGAGGAAGAGTTTTGGCGACTCTACGAGACGAAGTACAGCGTCCTGCTGGAAAAGACCAGGAACTATCTCAAGAACCAGGCAGAACGGCTACGACAGTCAAACCAGGTTCCCAAGGCCGCCATTTTCTTCTCGGCTGGCTTTGATGCGAGCGAGTGGGAGAGCGCAGGAATGCAGCGCCATCAGGTTAACGTTCCGACGGAGTTCTACGCCCGGATAGCCCAGGACGTCATCAAACTGGCCGCTGAAGAGGGACTTGAGGTCGATGGCCGCATCATCAGCGTCTTGGAGGGTGGCTATAGCGACAAGGCTTTGTTTTCCGGTATTCTCAGTCATCTCAGTGGCTTGGCAGATGACCAGACATATGAACGAGAGCCGCAGAACCTGGGACGTCTTGGTGCGGAGATGGGACACAAGATCGGAGTGCTCGcggaggaagacgatgagatggataCGAAGCCATCGCTGGACTCTGTTCACAGCTATGATCCAGCCTGGTGGGCAAGTCCACGGCTGGACGAGCTTGAAGCTATAGTTGCAGGTCCTGGCGGTCCTGCAGCGAAGCCACACAGCAACACGCTTCCCACTTACTTCTCTCCGACACAAGCGTCGACAGCTAGGGTTGCTGATCCTATCAAGATGCGGCGCAGTCTTTCCAACTTGGGTGCTTCACTATCACGGCCTGCCTCGCCGCCCCCGCCAGAGGTCCCCTGGACGGTTGCAGCCCACGAGCTCAGCAAGCTTCTCATCCCTGAAAGTCGCCAGACAGACAGCTGCAAGCCTGAGGATTTGAACGCTGAGGCAACCCGAGCGAGACGAGACCGCCAATCATTGCTTATGGGAATTGACCTTAACCCTCCGGCCCCAGCTTCACGCCCGACGTCACGCATGTCTTTGCGTGAGAGGCGGCCCAAACCAGCTCCCCCTCCTCAGCccaccaaggacaaggcgCCAAAGGGTCGTAGACAGACAATGGCCACCACCACTTTGACTGCAGACAAGGCAAGTGTTCTACCTCTATATATCTAAGTGAGCCAAAGCTAACTCTTCTCAAGGCTGTGGCCCGTGGTATCCCTTCGAGGACCAACAGCGATGAGCCGGTGCGGAGAGCTAGTCGACGCCTTAGCGAGGTACCGACTACTCTCGCATCCAGAGCTACATCGCAGACTTCGTCCAGCAATGAAGTCGACCTCCCAGAGGGCTCTGAGGCCCCTGGTCCTGGCTCTCCAGTGAGCACCAGGGCACCTCCTGGTGGAGGCCTTCAGGTTAAGAAGACACGAAACCCAGTAGCTCCTCGTAAAGAGCCCGCACCGAGGGCGCCTCGAGGCACCAAAAAGGTTGCTCCTCCCACCACATCACGGCCCCCTACAGCAGCCCAAAGGGTTCACCCATCGACAAAGCCTCAGGCCAGGGCTGGCCCATCTAGTGCAACGGGTGATGATATCGATAGCATCACAAcagggatgaagaagatccgcatcaacctcatcactCAGTCCCAGAAGGAAGCCAGAGAGCGAGCTCGACTTGAAGCtgaaaaggtcaaggccagaTCTGTGTCTGCCTCTGCTGCCATCAGCCAGCCCAAGCCTGCTCGGCCCATCGAAGCCCCAGCCGACCGCCGACAGTCGCCGGAAATCAGAGGTCCTGACTCGGGGAACATCTCTCCCACTCAGGTTGCAGCCCCTAACTCTGAGATTCCTACCCCTCCGGCCACAATCTCGTCCAGCGGCCTTACAACGCCTTTCCCAGATGCCCCTTTTGAGATCAATGAGCCACAGCAGGTCTCGCTGCCCCCTAGTTCTTCTCCCATTCCTTCTGTTTCCATTCAAtcgagcgacgacgacaatgtGTTTATTGCGTACCAACCCGAAGGCCCTGTACCAGTGGCTGTGGCTCAACAGGAACCCATCAAATGGCTCCCGCCTAATGTGCAAACGCCATCTTCACAAACGCCTGCCGCAACACCAAGCCCGGTAAAGAAGAGCAACCTCTTCCAGTATACCGAGGGAATACCGTTTGCGCCACGACCGCAACAGCATGCGGGGGAGCAGAAGCCGACAGATGAAGGTGCCAAGTCCGAGCCACCCGCTTCTAAATCTGTTCAAGAA encodes:
- a CDS encoding Queuine tRNA-ribosyltransferase catalytic subunit 1; the protein is MQAIKRMASTSNIYKSPALTFELVAKCSTTRARASILTLPHGPVQLPMFMPVATQASLKGITPEQLEETGCRLCLNNTYHLGLKPGQEVLDAIGGAHKLQGWNYNILTDSGGFQMVSLLKLATITEQGVEFLSPHDGTPMLLTPEHSMSLQNSIGSDIMMQLDDVLVTTSPDKARMREAMERSVRWLDRCIAAHKKPDTQNLFCIIQGGLDLDMRRECCREMLARDTPGIAIGGLSGGEAKADYCKVVEACTALLPDLKPRYVMGIGYPEDLVVSVALGADMFDCVWPTRTARFGNAVTKHGVLNMRNKKYAADFEPVEEGCGCMICKPSADGGMGVSRAFVHHNASKETVAAHLLTIHNVYYQLNLMRQIREAVIEDRFPAFVRQFFAWLYSEKTEYPDWAVGALKGVGIDLTTE
- a CDS encoding Histone deacetylase; the encoded protein is MATPSRPSLPLRRQSSTRSLRHDNDDLAQSLKQLSISTSPGRAHGSPHLSEPSTPFRASGRRTSQSPRPNARLPSRSPSQGRDPGSGTPTLLRKASMNSLRSSNGMGAVPTPTRRASTTHIMSPSPKSPLATPPVQEKPRPTASSIAHDVLSAELQAHHSPECASQPQTIVVLNDAVYGHRFSRPRTSRAALGTIVERPERIKAAVLGISTAYVRLGGRHSEGAFPPHPRRDVDDLPGIPFRIHKTERKLSLLSPAVVNVHGTKWMEELKMMCEAAESKLAMGGKELQRPELNRGTEKAPEKFHEGDLYLCSESLNAMEGALGAVCEAIDTVFGPGPQRAFVGVRPPGHHCSASYPSGFCWINNVHVGIMHAVLNHGLTHAAIIDFDLHHGDGSQAITWQHNTRANAAAKNAAAWKKSSVGYFSLHDINSYPCEMGDEEKVKNASICIDNAHGQTVWNVHLQSWKTEEEFWRLYETKYSVLLEKTRNYLKNQAERLRQSNQVPKAAIFFSAGFDASEWESAGMQRHQVNVPTEFYARIAQDVIKLAAEEGLEVDGRIISVLEGGYSDKALFSGILSHLSGLADDQTYEREPQNLGRLGAEMGHKIGVLAEEDDEMDTKPSLDSVHSYDPAWWASPRLDELEAIVAGPGGPAAKPHSNTLPTYFSPTQASTARVADPIKMRRSLSNLGASLSRPASPPPPEVPWTVAAHELSKLLIPESRQTDSCKPEDLNAEATRARRDRQSLLMGIDLNPPAPASRPTSRMSLRERRPKPAPPPQPTKDKAPKGRRQTMATTTLTADKASAVARGIPSRTNSDEPVRRASRRLSEVPTTLASRATSQTSSSNEVDLPEGSEAPGPGSPVSTRAPPGGGLQVKKTRNPVAPRKEPAPRAPRGTKKVAPPTTSRPPTAAQRVHPSTKPQARAGPSSATGDDIDSITTGMKKIRINLITQSQKEARERARLEAEKVKARSVSASAAISQPKPARPIEAPADRRQSPEIRGPDSGNISPTQVAAPNSEIPTPPATISSSGLTTPFPDAPFEINEPQQVSLPPSSSPIPSVSIQSSDDDNVFIAYQPEGPVPVAVAQQEPIKWLPPNVQTPSSQTPAATPSPVKKSNLFQYTEGIPFAPRPQQHAGEQKPTDEGAKSEPPASKSVQEIPETPQH